The genomic DNA GCGGTTTTTTAGAGGGCTGGAATGGCTTTGTCATCGCAAAACTTTATAGCGAATATACATTTTGGAAGTATATAAAATGAAAATTTTAGTAATGAAATTTAGAAATATCGGCGATGTCTTACTCACGACTCCTTTGTTAGAAAATTTAAAACACTATTATCCGGATTCAAAGATACATTTTGCTTTAAATAAAGGCTGCGAGGCGATGATAGAAGGCAATCCAAATATAGATAAAATACATATTTACGATAGAAATGAAATAAAAAAGAAAAATGCTTTTAGGCGTATTTATCTTGAGTATAAATTTGCAAAATCTCTAAAAAATGAGAAATTCGATATCGTTATCCAAACTACAAAAGGAGACCGAGGTCTCATCATAGCTAAATTTTGCTGTGCAAAAACAGTCGTATCATACTTAGCTAAAAATCGTATTTTTAATAAATTTATAACTCACAAAATAAAAGAACAAGGATCTACGCATACGGTACTAGCGAATTTGGACGCACTCAAAGCTTTAGGATATGAGCCAAAAAACGCTAGAGTTAAAATCTATTTTGATGACTATTCACAAGATTCTAAATTTAAAAATATACCAAATAGATTTATTCATATTCATCCTATGAGCAGATGGCTTTTTAAATGTATAGATGATGAAACTTTGGCTAAAATCATAGATTTTTGTGAACTAAATTTAAATCACAAAGTAGTATTAACCTGTGATAAAAACCCGGTCGAACTTGAAAAAATACAAAATATACTTAAGAACTGCAGTGCAAAACCGGTACTATTTTTAGGAAATTTAAATTTAAAAGAAGTAGCGTTTTTAAGCTCAAAATCGGAACTATTTATAGGAGTAGATACTGCGATCATGCATATAGCAGCGGCAAATAATGTGCCTTGCATAGCGTTTTTTGGACCTAGCGGGGCATTTCATTGGGGACCTTGGGATAACTCTTGTCTAAAAAGCGGATATACGCAAAAAAACGGTATTCAAACAATGGGCAAACACAAAGTTATTCAAAAAAACCTATATTGCGTTCCTTGCGGAAAAGATGGTTGTAATGGCTCAAAAAGGAGCGATTGTCTTATAAATTTAGATTTAAATTTAATAAAAAACAGCATATCTCAATTCTTCAAAGCCGAGTAAAAACTTCCTAAAATATCATTTTGATATATGAATAGCGTCTTTTTTAACCACTTATAATCTTTTTTAACTGCAACTCTTTTTATATATTTTAAATTATTGTCAGGTTTATTTATACCTCGTTTTGTGGTATAAAATATCTCATAACCGATCTCTTTTGCAGCTTGTAATCTGCTTTTATCATATTGCCCGCGCGGCCAACAAAGATGGGCGTCATCAAATCCTAAACGATCTTTTATGATCTTTTTACAAGCAAAAATATCATCTTCAAATCTTAAATTTCCAAAATAAGCATCATCGTGTCCATTAGTATGAGAGTGAAAATCAAAAACATCTTTCATTTTTTCCACCTCGTCCCAGTTTAAAAACAAACCAGCAGTATCGCTGATAATTTTTTGTTTTGCTTCTTTATGCGATAACGGTCTAAACTCAGCTTTTCTAAGTGCATTTTGCTCACTTGCTTTTTCTATCCAGCTAGTCACTAAAAACAGAGTCGCATTTAAACCGTACTTTTTCAAAATAGGATAAGCGTAGTAATAATTATCTCGCCAACCATCATCAAAAGTTATAAAAATACTCTTTTTAGGTAGTTTAAGCTCACCTTTTTTAAATTTCAAAAACTCATCTGAACTTAAAGTTTTATAACCATTTTGACTAAGAAACCTCATTTGAGACTCAAATTCATTAAGACTGCTAGCGATAAATCCTGATTTTGGCAAAACATGATGATACATAAGAACGGTTATACTCATATCTAATCTTTTTATAATAAAAAAAATAGTATTCTTACAAAAAACAGAGGTTGAATTTGTACGTTATATACTACTTTTTACTATATCCTTTTTTATTGATTTTAGCATTTTTTCGCAAAAAAACAGATAAAATATTAATTATTCAAACAGCCAAAATCGGAGATTATGCCAACTCTACAATTATTTTTGGCGAAGCTAGCAGCACTAAAGGTGGTAAATTTGATATTGTTTTAGATGAAATTAATATTAATTTTGCAAATTACGACTCTAGAATAGAAAATAAATTTATAATAAACCGATATAAAAAAGGGGTTAAAAAGTTTATTTTGGGTTTTAAACTATTTTTTAAAAGCTATGATAAAATTTATGTTTTGATGCCGAATAATCTAAATTTATTTCTAGCTAAATTCGCTTTTTCAAAGCATATAATTACGATCAGTCACTACAAAAACAGTTCTCTTTTTTACCTACTTTCAAAAAATGCCAAGGTTATTCACCATACAAAAGAAGATTTAACGCTTAAAACATACTTAAAAATGCTTGATTTAGAACTTTTTCAAAATGAGCTTCAAAAAGATATGATTAAAGTTAAAAAAATAGTTCAAAAACCACTATTTATACCCGAAAAGTATGAAAATTTATTTATAAATGAGAATAAATTCAAAATCGGATTGAGTCTTAGTGCCGGAAATAAAATGAAAACGATAATTCCTCAAACATGGGATAAAATATTTGAAATATTAAGCAAATTCGATGTTGAAATTTACATTTTTGGAGTCGGAGATGAGATAAATTTACTTAAAAATACCGACACAAAAAATATAAAAATAGTATCGTTAGTAGATAAAATCAGCCTTAACGAACTGCCTTTTTACATATCAAAAATGAATCTTTATATCTCAAGTGATACCGGAAATTACTACATCGCAGACACTATGGAAGTGCCTACCATATGTTTTATGGGGCCTTGTTTTGCAAGCGAACAAAGAGGCGTATTTAACTCGCTTATCATAAAATCAAATTTACCACCGTTTAGTGCTGTTTTTGATACGATTTATAAAGCGGATGCTAAAAAGTATTTTGAAATCACTCAAAAAGATGAAAAAAATATATATGAATTTATAAATAATCTTTATAAATCTTTTCTATCTGACAAAGATAGTTTTCCAAACTGAAATTAGATATTATAGACATATCTGGTTCTTTGGATGTTGGCTTTTTAAGCTTTTTCAAACATTCTAACAAAGAAACACTATCGCGTTTTACTATATGAAAATTATCTTTATTTGACGAAATATTATAAATTTCTCTGATAACTGATATATCAGAATATATCACTCCAAGTCCGATGCTAAGTCCTTCGATAGCAACTCTAGGCAATCCCTCATCACTTGAAAATCCAAGAATATAATCGCTCTTTGCATAAATTTTATCCATATTTTTTACAAAACCAAGATATTTTACCTTACCTTGTTTTTCTAACACCTGAAGTTTTTGGATAAGTTTTTTATCCACTTCGCCTCCTGCTAGATAAAGCTTAATATCATCTCTTTTTAAACTCAAAAAAGCATCGAAAACAAGGCTGTGTCCTTTAAGACTCAAGAAATTTGCCGGCATAATGATAGAAATATCAGAATTATCCGAGTGTTTATTCGTGGTTAAACCGCTACAAATAACAGGATTATAAACGATATTTTTAGAAATTTCTATCTGATTAGCGTAAAAATCATAAGTTGAATTTGAAACGCTAATAGCTAAAAAATTGAGTTTTTTCAGCTTAGATAGCTTAAAATCTTCTATTTTTGAATTCTTTCTTAAATGCTGGATAACTTTTATGCCAAGCAAATTTGCAGCTTCATTGTAAGCCAAATTCGTTGAAAAATGATTGTTAAGATGCACGGCATGGATGCTCAGACTTTTTAGCAGATCAAAAGCAAATTTTAGATCATTTGTATACAAAACTTTATCCAAAAGTTTTTTCGAAAACACCCTTAAAATCTCTCTTTTCATTTTACAAATCCTATTTTTAGGCTTAAAATATATAAAAGTAGCACCCATTTTATCGATTATCTGCGATATTTTTTTATCACCAACCATATAATCATTTTCAAAATATACATAAATTTTATACTCATTTTTGCCTAATAAAGCACCTAAAAGATATAAAAAACTTTTCGTTCCGCCGCCATATTCAAGCCCGGTATCTATAAATAAAATCTTTTTCATATCATCTCTTTTAGTATATCAAAAACTTCTTTTGCTTCTATTTGTAACATGCAAGCTTGATATTTACACCTTTTTGAAACGCAAATTTCACAAGTTCTTTCTTTTTTTATAAATTTATGTATATCGGTATCAAAATTTGGATTTGAATTTTCAGGCTCTGCTACGATAAATAATGCTATAGTAGGCGTTCTAAGTGCAGCTGCTATATGTAGCGGTCCCGTGTCTGGAGTGATAAAAATATCAAGCCTATCTATCAACGCTGCTGCTTCTTTTATACTAAATTTGCCAGCTAAATTCAAAACATTTTTACTATCAAGCAATTTCTCAAGAGCGTAGCACATATGCTTTTCACTGGGACTTCCGGTTAAAACTATTTTTGCATTAGTCTGTTTTAAAATCAAATCTCCAAGCTCTTTCCAACGCTGTAAAAACCACTGTCTAGAAACCGTACTAGCACCCATTTGAAAACCGATAAATTTCTCGCCGCCGCTTCTTTTTAATATTTTATCTACGTTTTTATAACAACTATCTTCCAAAAATAGCTCAAGTCTCGTATTATCAGAGTTAATTCCTATAAAACTAAGCTGCTCCAGTCTATTTAGAACAATATACCTAAGTTTGCCATAAGCCAAGGTAGAGTTTGAGTGGAAATGGTTGAATTCATTTTTAGAATTTGGCAATTTAAAAATATATTTTATACCGCTAAGAACCGCTAATGGCGTAGCTTGAGGCTCATTTGAATGAAGCAAAAAAGCTATATCTATATTTTTGGATTTCAATATATTTAAAGTCTTGAAAAAACCGCTCCATTTACCATTGTATAAAATTATTTCATCTATAAACGGACTATTTATAAACAGATCCGCGTTTGATGGGTTTAAAAGAGCTATGGCTTTTTTATCTGGATATACCTTTTTAAATTCCCTAAAAACAGGAATGTTAAAAAGCGTGTCTCCTATGGCGGTATTACTAAAAAAACAGACGGTTTTAAAAGATTCGCTTACCAAGTTGGTTTTTATAACTTTTTTATTTCTAAGTAAAAATTTAACGACCAACTCATAAAAATTAATCTTCATTTACCAGCTCTTCATAAATTTGTTGCGTCTTTTTTGCCATAACTTCAGTAGAAAAGCTATCTTTTACATATTTTATACCGTTTTTTGCAAACTCAGCTCTAAGATCTGTGTTTTCTATCAAAATTTTCAAAGCTGTTTTTAGACTTTCTAAATTTCCGTTTTCAAACAAAAGTCCTGTTTGAGCGTCTTTGATAGCTTCTGGTATGCCTCCGACTCTACTTCCTATGCAAGCAACTCCTGCGCTACTTGCTTCTAAGATAGCAGTGCCCAGAGCCTCCATATTTGATGGCAACACAAAGATATCAAGCGAACCTAAAAACTCGCTCACGTTATCTCTATTTCCAAGCATAAATATGTTATTTCTACCGATTATAAGATTTTCTAAGTTCTGTTTTTGAGGCCCGTCGCCGATAATAACCAAAGCTGTTTTAGGTAAGTTTAACTCGTTAAAAGCTTCTACTAAAAGTTTATGATTTTTAGCCGCTCTTAGAACTGCTACTATGCCTATCAATACAGTTTCTTCACTCAACCCTAACTCTTTTTTTAAATTCAATTTAAAATTTTTAGTATATTTTTGAGTATCAACACCTGTGCGGATAACTTCTATCAAATTCTCTTTTACACCACGTCTTACTAGAGACTCTTTAGTAGCATTTGAAACGGCTACTACTTTTGAGCTAAGATTATAACTAAACGGTGATTTTATAGGAGTTTGCAAGTGTCTTGTACGCACGACTTTTACGCCGCAAATTTTACCAACGATAGAGCCGATATTTCCATCTTTTCCAGAATGTGTAGAAATAATCTTAATGCCGTTTTTCTTAACAAACCAGCAAATTTTAATAACAGTAAAAATATTATAAACTTTTTTCAGATTAAACTCCACGAAGCTGCATTTTATAGGTTTTTCAAGAGATTTTGACCCTCTGTTTAATCCGTAAAATACTTTAAATTTACTCTCATCAAGCGCGTTGATAAGACGCATAGTTCTATGCTCTTGCCCACCAAATCCAAGTGAGCTTTCAAGCTCTAATATATTTATCATTTTATCACCTCGTTAACTGCGTCAAATACCGTTTGTATATTTAAATTTGAAGCTACTAGGCTCTCATCTTGAAGACATTTTGCTCCCCACGGCGACCAACGATTTATATTTGTTTTTCCGAGTATTCCTATAGTTTTTACACCGAGCGCCGGTCCAAGATGCATAACACCGCCATCGCACGACAAAAGCAGCTTTGCGCCGCTTAAAAAGTTCGCAAGCTCGTTAAAACTTGATGTTTTTAGGTATTTTATACCGCTTTTCTTGGATATATTTTGTCCAAAATCAGAATCTTCAGCCGTTATAACAACATTATCGAATTTGGATTTTAAGAACCCAGATATGCCCAAAATCTGCTCGTCATTTAGCATATTTTGAGGGATCCTTGAACTAATATGAAAAAATACAAAATCTTTATATTGCTCACTCATACTATCTGGTACGAAAAGTGTTTTTTCACCGTTATAGCATATTCCAAACGACTTTAAACACTCAAAACAGAACATAACTTCATGCTCACCTGAAAATAATATTTTATCACTAACGTGTGATTTGCCATTTTTGTCACCTACTCCGATTATTTTTTTTGCTCTACTAGTTATAGCGAATAATTCGGCAGAAGCGGAGTAGCCGGTGCGAAATATAATCGCAGTGTCATAACCGGTTTTATAAATTTCAAACAGCATTTTAGCTTTACCAAAAACGGCTTTTAGCTTCTGGAGGATTCCTTTTTTATGCTTTGGTTTTGTATAACTATAAATTTTATTTATAAATGGATTATTTTTTATAACGCATTCATTATAACTATTTACTACTATATCGATTTGATCGTTACGAAAATGTTTTCTAAGCGCCTCTATAGCAGGAGTCGTGCAGATAAGATCACCTATATTATCGTTTCTTATAAGCAAAATTTTCATCACTATCCTTTTTATAGTATGAGTTAAGCATCATCACAAATCCAACCATATAAAACATATATAATATTCGTAAGTTAATTGATTCAAATAGCCCTCTCACTCCAAAATATGCAATCACCGACAAAAATATAGCTAGATACATAAGATTTCTTGTTGTTTTAAATTTAGAGTAAGATACCAAAACAAGCCAAAGCACTATAAAAACCAACATTGATGTGCCGAATACACCGTAATAATAGTATTTTCCCACAAAAAAAGGTTCATCGTTCCACCAAAATCTCTCCCCGCTATCTTTATGAATTTGCATCATAGAGATATTTGCTCCTTTGTCATTTTCATCACGTAAAAATGAGTCATACTGATCTTTGCCATACCCTAATCCGACAAAAGCTCTTGGGCTATTTAGCAAAAGCGGAAGTCTCTCTTTTAGTATAAGATCTCTTCCGGAACTATATGATCCTTGCGAAAGCTTGTATTTAGCGATAGATGAGTCAAAAAGTATCAAAAAAATAGCAGAAAAGCAGATGGCTGCAAAAACTACTATGTATTTTAAATTTTTCTTATAAATCTCTTTAAATCCATTTTGATAACTAATAATAAAAAATAGAACGATACAGACAAATCCAGCCAAATAACTACCTCTGGCTCCGGCTAAAACGTCCATAATTATAGGTAAAATTATACATAAAATCAGCGATAAAAACCGTATCGAATTTGATCTAAAAAACAGCATAGATATTAGTCCAAAAGCTAAAAATCTATCTACGTAATCAGCGTAAGCTCTGCTAATAATCCTTCCGCTCTCAAACGTCTCCGCATCGATATCATTGAAATTAAAAAACAGAGGTTTAGAGTAAGAAATCGTAACAAAAATAAAAGCTAAAATAACAGAATAAAACATAAATTTTATCTTATCTTTGCTACCATCAAACCAGCATAAAATAACTATCAAAAATACAGAGCCTCTTCCAAACTCGCTAAAAGCCTCTTTAAACGAATTAAATCTAGGATCATATGGAAAAAACGATACTACGGCAACGTAGATAATAAAAAATATAATAGCCAAAAATGCTGGTTTTGCACTATTGAAATTTGTTTTTAAATTTAAAAATAGTGCTTTTTTATCTATCAAAAACAAGCAAAAAACAAGCAAAAATGATAGGTAAAGAGATATATTTTTAACGGCGGTAAATTTAAAATGATGCTCAGTTATAAAAAATAGCGCCAAAAGTATCAAAATAACTATATCAAAATATTTAAAAAGCCTTGTTTTGCTCACGATTTTCCTTATGAAATAATTGTATTATAACCAACATTATATTAAAAAATAATGTAAAAACAGCTATTTTTATGTTAAAATGATTGAATGAAAAAGATAGTATTTCTAAGAACAGATCCAAGTGCTACTGGTGGGGCTGAAAGGTACTTGACACGACTTAAAAACGCCCTTAAAAACTCAGGCATAAACTCAGAGATAAGAAGTTTTAAAGGAAATAAAAAGTTAAGTTCATGGCTAAAAGCACTTAAATTTAATGCTCAAGTAAAAAACGAAAAAAACGAAGATGAAATATACTTCAGTTTAGACAGAGTCACATCAGCCGATATCTACAGGGCGGGCGATGGGGTGCATAAAGTTTATAGATCTTTAAAACCATTTTGGTTTTTTAATCCTTTAAATTTTGTATATGTTTATCTTGAGAAAAGATGCTTTTTAAATTCCAAAAGCATAATCACAAACTCAAATTTGATAAAACAGCAAATCATAGATACGTACGGTATCGATAAAGATAAAATAACAACTATATACAACGGTATAAATCTTCCGACAAAAGTAGAAAAAGGAAGTGCAAAAATGCGACTTTGCGAGAAATTCGGGCTAAATTACGAGCTTCCTATACTACTTTTTGTAGGAAGCGGTTTTAAAAGAAAAGGAGTAAGCGAGTTTCTAAGCATTATCTCAAAAATATCACTAGCCATAAACACAATTATAGTAGGTAGTGATAAAAATATAAAAAAATATAAAAATCTAGCAAAAAAACTAGGCATAAACGCCATATTTACAGGCAAACAAAGAGTCGTAAACGACTTTTATGAAGGTGCTGATATGTTTATATTTCCTACTCATTATGAGCCGTTTTCTAACGTTATTTTAGAAGCCCTTAGCTATGGATGCGTCTGCATAACAACTAGACAAAACGGTGCTAGCGAGATACTTGATAAAGATTTTATCATGGATCAACCTAAGAGTTTTGAGATAGCAAATTTCATAGAAAAAATCTTAAAAGACAACAAACTGCTTTCAAAAATACAAACTTCAAATTTAGAATTATCAAAAAAATTCAGCATAGAAGATAACGCTAAAAAAACGATGGAAATCATAAATGCGCATACTAATTGAACTGCCAACATGGCTAGGTGACTCCGTGATGGCGAGCGCCGCCGTGCAAAGTCTAGCTCTAAACTATCCAAACTGTAAAATAACTTTTTTTGGCTCAGAGATTAGCACGAGTATTTACAGCTCTTATCCAAACCGTGAAAATATTATTATCGATAATTCAAAAAAAGCTAGATTTAGACTATTTTATCTGCTAAAAACAGCTTTAAATTTAGATAAATTTGATATAGCCATAAGTTTCAGAAGTCATTTCTACTCAAAAGTATTTTTTAAATTTATAAAAGCAGACAAAAAAGCTATTTTTACACCTACAAAAAACGAAATTCATCAAGTGCAAAAATATATAAATTTTATTATTGATTGTATAAATTTAAAAAAAAGCACAGATGAGCTAAAGCTATATTTTACTCCTTTTAAATTTAAAAACAAAACTCTAGGAATAAATCCAGGAGCAAGCTACGGAAGTGCGAAAAGATGGTATCCGCAATATTTTGCAAACGTAGCGATAAATTTAAAAGAGAGTTATGAAGTTGTCGTTTTTGGAGGGAAAAATGAACAAAATATCTGCGATGAAATAGCATTAGAGCTTAAAAAAAACGGAGTTAAATACCAAAATTTATGTTGCAAAACCACCGTTTGCGAGCTCGCAAGCTTTATAGCGGGTCTTGATATGTTTATCACCAACGATAGCGGTCCTATGCATATAGCAGCGGCTTTTAAGGTACCGACTATAGCGCTTTTTGGACCTACTAAGTTCAAAGAAACTTCTCCATATAAAAACAACAATGCAAAGATATTGCATCTTGATTTAGACTGTATGCCCTGTATGAAGAGAGTTTGTCCTTTGAACTCGCACGAATGCATGAAAAATCTAACACCAAAAATGGTGCTAGATGCTATTTATACGCTAAATCTACAGCCCCGCAAATAGTATGAATCACTAAAATATGCATCTCTTGAATCCTAGCAGTATCATTAGCAGGTATTATCAAATTTAGATCACACAAATCATTCATAGCGCCTCCGCTTTTACCGCTTAGCCCAAGTGTTTTTAGTCCATTTTGCCTTGCCGTTTTTAGTGCTTTTAAAACATTTGCACTATTTCCGCTAGTAGAAATTCCTATCAAAATATCACCGCGTCTGCCTAAAGCTGCTGTTTGTCTTGCAAAAACCTCATCATAGCCATAGTCGTTTCCGATCGCAGTAAGAGCCGAAGTATCAGTGCTAAGAGCGATCCCGGCAAGCGGAGTTCTCTCTGTTTTATAACGCCCGGTAAGTTCTGCTGCAAAATGCTGAGAATCTGCAGCGCTTCCGCCATTTCCACATATTAAAACCTTACCGCCGTTCTTTAAAGTTTCAACCACCATTTCACACGCTTTTAAAACATTTTCATTTAACTCATAAACCATGTTTAAAGTCTCTTTGTGAGCTTCTAACTCATTTAAAAATATACTCATAATTACTCCTTAATTTATAGAAAAATCAGCCGCGGCCTTAGCATGAAGCAGCGTCGTATCAAATATCTTTATATCGCAATCGTCATCTTTTATTAAAAGACCTATCTCGGTGCATCCTAGTATGACGCTATCTACACCGAGTTTTTTTGACTCGTTTATTATTTTTATAAATTCAATTTTAGAGCTTTGTTTTATATTGCCGATGCATAATTCATTAAAAATCACGCTATTTATAAAATCCGTATCAGACTTATTTGGAACTACTACTTCTATGGAATTTTTAGATATTTTATCTTTATAAAAACTCTCTGTCATGGTGTATTTGGTACCAAGCAAAAGCGCCTTTTTAGATCCGTTTTGCTTCAAAGCTTGAGCAGTAACATCGGCGATATGGATAAAAGGTATTTTTAAACTAGCAGTTATCATATCGGCAACTTTATGCATAGTATTCGTACAGATCATCACACACTCGGCACCGGCTTTTTCTAAATTTAAAGCTGCGTCTAATAATACTTTACCACTTTTTTGCCACTCGTTTTGGCTTTGAAATTTTTCTATTTCATGAAAATCTAAGCTATAAACTATACATTTAGCGCTGTGCAAGCCTCCTAGCCTATCTCTTATCTCTTCATTTAATACTTTATAATACGTAAGAGTACTCTCCCAGCTCATACCGCCTATTAGCCCGACTACTCTCACAGGTTTCATCCTTTTATCTTATTAATTATATTCGTGGTGCTCTTTCCATCTACAAAATCTATCAACTTTACTTCACGAACAAACTCGCTTCCAACAACTTTTTTACCTGTATAATCGGCGCCTTTTACTAAAATATCGGGCTTTAACGTTTTTATCAAATTTAAAGGCGTATCCTCATCAAAAATCACGACAAAATCCACGAATTCCAAAGCAGCTAGCATACTTGCTCGGTCGCTTTGGGCATTTACTGGCCTATTGTCTCCTTTTAACTCTTTAACAGATCTATCGGAGTTTAGCCCTACAACAAGCATATCTCCTATCTTTTTTGCGCTTTGTAAATAACTAATATGTCCGAAATGAAGTATATCGAAACAACCGTTTGTAAATACCATAGTTTTACCGCTTCTATCCACTCTTAATAACTCGTCAAGACTTATAATCTTACGTTCAAAGCCGCTTTTCTTAGACTTCAAATTCTCGATTTCTCCCCAACTAGCGTCCGCACTTCCTACTTTACCGACTACCACAGCAGCCGCTAAATTTGCTATTTCTATAGACTCTTCTAAACTCATTTTGCTAGCAAGACAGTATCCAAGAGTAGCAAGCACGCTATCGCCTGCTCCTGTTACGTCAAATACTTCTTTTGCGAGTGCCGGAAATTTTTTCACATCTTCATCTAAAAGCGCTATTCCATCTTCGCTTAAAGTAATTAACGAATAATTAAGCTTAAATTTATCTTTAAGCATTTTTAAAGCGTGTTTTAAATCATCTTCGTCATTTATCCCAAATCCTAGCGCCTCGCTAGCTTCTTTTTTATTTGGTGTTAGCAAAGTAGCGCCGCTGTATTTTGAGTAATCTTTGCCTTTTGGATCTATTAAAACCATTTTCCCTGATTTTTTCGTGATTCTTATAATCTCTTTTGTAAGATATGGACTTAATACGCCCTTTCCGTAATCACTAAGTAAAACGATATCATATCCACTCAAAATATTTTCAAATTTAGATATGATATCATCGCTAACGCCTATCTCGCAAACACTTTCGGTATCTAGTCTGAGTACTTGTTGATGAGCTACCATAATGCGACTTTTTTGGCTGGATTTTCGTCCTTTTTCTTTGATGATAAGCTCGGTTTTAGCGCCTCTATCTTTTAGAAGTTCAAGTATCTCATCACCAACGTCATCATCACCGACAACACTTATAACGCCTACTTCGCTGCCAAGAGTTTTCAAATTTGAAACAACATTTCCTAAACCCCCCAAGCGTTTAGTTTCGTTTTTGATATTTACTACTTGCACGGGAGCTTCTGGGGAGATTCTATCGCAACTTCCCCACACGTAATGATCTATCATCAGATCTCCCACTACTAAAACATTAACCATTTAATTCTTCCTTAAAAATACGCCTAATCTCCGGCAAATAATCCTTAATTCCATCTTCTAAACTCCATTTTGGCTCATATTTTAATCCATTTTTTGTAGTAGCGATATTTGCTTGGGTATGAAACTGATACTGAGCAGTATAGGGATTTTTTATATATTCGTTTCCTAAATTTACACCGATTTCACGCTGTAAAATATCGGCGATATCTTGAAAACTCCTAGGATTTGCCGTTCCTACATTATAAATTCCGCTTATACCATTTATGGCTAGTTTATTTGCATTTATAACGTC from Campylobacter fetus subsp. fetus includes the following:
- the rfaE1 gene encoding D-glycero-beta-D-manno-heptose-7-phosphate kinase, whose protein sequence is MVNVLVVGDLMIDHYVWGSCDRISPEAPVQVVNIKNETKRLGGLGNVVSNLKTLGSEVGVISVVGDDDVGDEILELLKDRGAKTELIIKEKGRKSSQKSRIMVAHQQVLRLDTESVCEIGVSDDIISKFENILSGYDIVLLSDYGKGVLSPYLTKEIIRITKKSGKMVLIDPKGKDYSKYSGATLLTPNKKEASEALGFGINDEDDLKHALKMLKDKFKLNYSLITLSEDGIALLDEDVKKFPALAKEVFDVTGAGDSVLATLGYCLASKMSLEESIEIANLAAAVVVGKVGSADASWGEIENLKSKKSGFERKIISLDELLRVDRSGKTMVFTNGCFDILHFGHISYLQSAKKIGDMLVVGLNSDRSVKELKGDNRPVNAQSDRASMLAALEFVDFVVIFDEDTPLNLIKTLKPDILVKGADYTGKKVVGSEFVREVKLIDFVDGKSTTNIINKIKG
- the waaF gene encoding lipopolysaccharide heptosyltransferase II, translating into MRILIELPTWLGDSVMASAAVQSLALNYPNCKITFFGSEISTSIYSSYPNRENIIIDNSKKARFRLFYLLKTALNLDKFDIAISFRSHFYSKVFFKFIKADKKAIFTPTKNEIHQVQKYINFIIDCINLKKSTDELKLYFTPFKFKNKTLGINPGASYGSAKRWYPQYFANVAINLKESYEVVVFGGKNEQNICDEIALELKKNGVKYQNLCCKTTVCELASFIAGLDMFITNDSGPMHIAAAFKVPTIALFGPTKFKETSPYKNNNAKILHLDLDCMPCMKRVCPLNSHECMKNLTPKMVLDAIYTLNLQPRK
- the gmhA gene encoding D-sedoheptulose 7-phosphate isomerase — its product is MSIFLNELEAHKETLNMVYELNENVLKACEMVVETLKNGGKVLICGNGGSAADSQHFAAELTGRYKTERTPLAGIALSTDTSALTAIGNDYGYDEVFARQTAALGRRGDILIGISTSGNSANVLKALKTARQNGLKTLGLSGKSGGAMNDLCDLNLIIPANDTARIQEMHILVIHTICGAVDLAYK
- a CDS encoding glycosyltransferase family 9 protein produces the protein MKILLIRNDNIGDLICTTPAIEALRKHFRNDQIDIVVNSYNECVIKNNPFINKIYSYTKPKHKKGILQKLKAVFGKAKMLFEIYKTGYDTAIIFRTGYSASAELFAITSRAKKIIGVGDKNGKSHVSDKILFSGEHEVMFCFECLKSFGICYNGEKTLFVPDSMSEQYKDFVFFHISSRIPQNMLNDEQILGISGFLKSKFDNVVITAEDSDFGQNISKKSGIKYLKTSSFNELANFLSGAKLLLSCDGGVMHLGPALGVKTIGILGKTNINRWSPWGAKCLQDESLVASNLNIQTVFDAVNEVIK
- a CDS encoding glycosyltransferase family 4 protein, whose protein sequence is MKKIVFLRTDPSATGGAERYLTRLKNALKNSGINSEIRSFKGNKKLSSWLKALKFNAQVKNEKNEDEIYFSLDRVTSADIYRAGDGVHKVYRSLKPFWFFNPLNFVYVYLEKRCFLNSKSIITNSNLIKQQIIDTYGIDKDKITTIYNGINLPTKVEKGSAKMRLCEKFGLNYELPILLFVGSGFKRKGVSEFLSIISKISLAINTIIVGSDKNIKKYKNLAKKLGINAIFTGKQRVVNDFYEGADMFIFPTHYEPFSNVILEALSYGCVCITTRQNGASEILDKDFIMDQPKSFEIANFIEKILKDNKLLSKIQTSNLELSKKFSIEDNAKKTMEIINAHTN
- a CDS encoding aspartate/glutamate racemase family protein, with the translated sequence MRVVGLIGGMSWESTLTYYKVLNEEIRDRLGGLHSAKCIVYSLDFHEIEKFQSQNEWQKSGKVLLDAALNLEKAGAECVMICTNTMHKVADMITASLKIPFIHIADVTAQALKQNGSKKALLLGTKYTMTESFYKDKISKNSIEVVVPNKSDTDFINSVIFNELCIGNIKQSSKIEFIKIINESKKLGVDSVILGCTEIGLLIKDDDCDIKIFDTTLLHAKAAADFSIN